A section of the Festucalex cinctus isolate MCC-2025b chromosome 7, RoL_Fcin_1.0, whole genome shotgun sequence genome encodes:
- the LOC144022310 gene encoding uncharacterized protein LOC144022310, with translation MSQRVTPPHHKNTKIHIATMFGRRPFAGKESTKEPRAGEPKEEDNIASYLKFLEGNYRKMLIESLQLYTMWAGGNTQAELCRSNLEMEHFKVDLRTINMELENVRLELCNTNRELDEIKAYKDDLAEKEASRWLEKEEFLLGPETLVYLAGRGTLAEDKEVRNKEKEAVEKKNGKECDKMQEEPETSLDRAGGWSVAVEKEVQKKEQEVAVEEEDGKECDAKKDKEEEKAWREEDKNRGDNNPKDEEEEEKCNEREQEKELKDQGEKNLNEAKEEGATEADGNRTEEDEKKEDVNGKEEEVNDNRKENEEDMKKETNRDQREQKLREKDVKERENKENQEEKETNNDQKEHKEMEMEKTENDPKEQIESEKEVKEKKNEENKEPQEREIATCSYRQEEKEVNEPTEESGGLKYLEEKEDREQKEMVEVVQKDVKKLTQSSWKEEAGPSWKEDKKERMRNEWDWRYKEKNEAKLEEEWKERMTKTKGEWLERARNEEERRKEKDRQEREKRKEEMKKVRERKENAEWKEREAREREKRREREKLKAEWRVKEMKEEERRKEREKRKEEWWDSEEEANERREEEKRERERRDKEEWKEKEKLRAEWKEHERREEEKKKIKKKERERKLKAEWEEMEKRNKEKRKETKRKEERTVRENKREEERRREAEGGDEVKRTSFFGRVLDLICCGMREQA, from the exons ATGTCGCAGAGAGTGACGCCGCCTCatcacaaaaacaccaaaatacACATCGCCACGATGTTTGGCCGTCGACCCTTTGCGGGGAAAGAGAGTACTAAGGAGCCGAGGGCGGGTGAGCCcaaggaggaggacaacattGCATCCTACCTCAAGTTTCTGGAAGGCAACTACCGAAAGATGCTGATTGAGAGCTTGCAGCTGTACACCATGTGGGCCGGTGGGAATACGCAGGCTGAGCTGTGCAGGAGCAACCTGGAGATGGAGCACTTCAAGGTGGATCTGCGCACCATCAACATGGAGCTGGAGAACGTCCGGTTGGAGCTGTGCAATACCAACCGTGAGCTGGATGAAATCAAGGCCTACAAGGACGACCTGGCCGAGAAGGAGGCCAGCAGATGGCTTGAGAAGGAGGAGTTTCTCCTGGGCCCGGAGACCCTTGTG TACCTGGCTGGAAGAGGGACTCTGGCGGAGGATAAGGAGGTGAGGAACAAAGAAAAGGAGGCAGTAGAGAAGAAGAATGGTAAAGAGTGTGACAAGATGCAGGAGGAGCCGGAGACCAGTCTC GACCGGGCTGGAGGATGGTCTGTGGCAGTGGAGAAGGAGGTGCAGAAGAAAGAGCAAGAGGTGGCGGTGGAAGAGGAGGATGGCAAAGAGTGTGATGCGAAGAAGGACAAAGAGGAGGAGAAAGCTTGGAGGGAGGAGGATAAAAACAGGGGGGATAACAACCcgaaggatgaggaggaggaggagaaatgcAACGAAAGGGAGCAGGAGAAGGAGCTCAAGGACCAGGGGGAGAAAAATCTGAATGAGGCCAAGGAGGAGGGGGCGACGGAGGCAGACGGCAACCGGACGGAGGAGGATGAAAAGAAGGAGGATGTGAacgggaaggaggaggaggtgaaCGACAACAGAAAGGAAAATGAGGAGGACATGAAAAAAGAAACCAACCGTGACCAGAGGGAGCAGAAGTTGAGGGAAAAGGATGTGAAAGAGAGGGAAAATAAGGAGAACCAGGAGGAGAAAGAGACCAACAATGACCAGAAGGAGCATAAAGAAATGGAAATGGAGAAGACTGAAAATGACCCAAAGGAGCAAATAGAGAGTGAGAAGGaggtgaaagaaaagaaaaatgaggaAAACAAGGAACCGCAAGAGAGGGAAATAGCGACCTGTAGTTACCgacaggaggagaaggaggtgaATGAGCCCACAGAGGAGAGTGGTGGCCTGAAGTATTTAGAGGAGAAGGAGGACAGGGAGCAGAAGGAGATGGTAGAAGTGGTTCAAAAGGATGTAAAAAAGCTGACTCAAAGCAGCTGGAaggaggaggcaggacccaGTTGGAAGGAGGACAAAAAGGAGAGGATGAGGAATGAATGGGACTGGAGATACAAGGAGAAAAACGAGGCCAAACTGGAGGAGGAGTGGAAGGAGAGGATGACCAAAACGAAGGGTGAGTGGCTAGAGAGAGCGCGCAACGAGGAAGAAAGGAGGAAGGAGAAGGACCGGCAGGAGAGGGAGAAGAGGAAGGAAGAGATGAAGAAGGTAAGGGAGAGGAAGGAGAATGCCGAGTGGAAGGAGAGGGAGGCGCGGGAGAGGGagaagaggagggagagggagaaACTCAAGGCCGAATGGAGGGTGAAGGAgatgaaggaggaggagaggaggaaggagaGGGAGAAGCGGAAAGAGGAGTGGTGGGACAGCGAGGAGGAGGCCAATGAGCggagggaggaggagaagagggaGCGCGAGAGGCGGGATAAGGAGGAGTGGAAGGAGAAAGAGAAGCTGAGAGCCGAGTGGAAGGAGCACgagaggagggaggaggagaagaagaaaatcaAGAAGAAGGAGAGGGAGAGGAAGCTGAAGGCAGAGTGGGAGGAGATGGAGAAGCGCAACAAGGAGAAGCGGAAGGAGACGAAGAGGAAGGAGGAGAGGACGGTGCGAGAGAACAagagggaggaggagaggaggagggaagcAGAAGGAGGAGACGAGGTGAAGAGGACGTCCTTCTTTGGGAGGGTCCTTGATCTCATCTGCTGTGGCATGAGAGAACAAGCCTGA